The Thermotoga neapolitana DSM 4359 sequence GTTTTCAAAGTGTACGACGAGCCGAGTCCCTCTATGAGGCTTTCCTTCTGTCTGCCGCCGGATGAAAAGATCGTTGAAGGGATCAAAAGGCTCAGGGAAGTTGTCCTCGAGTACGGCAAGGAAAAACACCTTCTGTGAGGAGTGAGAGAATGTTTCTGGAAAAACTGGTTGAGATGGCTCGGGGAAAAGGAAAAAAGCTCGCGGTTGCGGCTGCGAACGATGATCACGTGATAGAAGCCGTATACAGGGCTTGGAAGGAGAGAGTGTGCGAGCCCGTTCTGTTCGGTCCAGAGGAAGAGATCACCAGGATCATCGAGGAACTCGTCCCTGAATGGAAGAACCCTCAAATCATAGATTGTCCCCCAGAAGAAGCGGGAAAACTCGCTGTGGAGGCCGTTTCAAAGGGAGAATGCGATTTTCTCATGAAGGGAAAGATAAAGACAGGAGATTTGATGAAGATCTATCTGGACGAAAGGTACGGTCTTCGAACGGGAAAGACGATGGCGATGGTGAGCGTGATGGAGATACCCGATTTCCCGAGGCCTCTCATCATCTCCGATCCCGGTATGCTGATAAGCCCCACTCTGGAACAGAAGGTGGACATGATAGAACACTGTGTTCGAGTGGCAAACGTCATGGGTTTAGAAACACCGAAAGTTGCCGTTGTCGGTGCCATAGAAGTTGTGAATCCAAAGATGCCCATCACGATGGAAGCGGCCATCCTCTCGAAGATGAACCAGAGAGGGCAGATAAAGGGATGTATCGTCGATGGTCCCTTCGCGCTGGACAACGTTGTGTCGGAAGAAGCGGCGAAAAAGAAAGGGATACAAAGCCCTGTGGCGGGAAAGGCCGACATCCTGATACTGCCAGATATAGAGGCGGCGAACATTCTGTACAAAGCTCTGGTTTTTCTTGCTAAAGCGAAATCCGCGTCTACCATTCTTGGTGGGAAAGTCCCTGTAGTTCTCACATCACGTGCAGACTCGGAAGAAACGAAGTTTTATTCCATAGCCCTCTCGGCGGTCTTCGCTTAGAAGACACACTTTTTCAGAACATCGAGGAGGATCAGGTTGGAGAGAAAGCCGTATCTCTCGTAGTTTTTTCTGAACTCTTCTTCCGTTTCTCTGCCACATATGTCAACGATCGTCTTTATGGCGAGGAACTTCTTCTCGTTCTCGTGGCACACCTTTGCCACGGCGGCGGAATCCATATCGACACAGAGGGCTCCCGTTCTTCTTTTTATCTCCTCGGCTTTCTCCTTCACTGTCACAAAGGCGTCCCCGCTTGCTATCAATCCCGTTTTGATCTCTCTGTTTGAATAAGCGATCACCTTGTCTTCAAGATCCTCACTGCCCGAGACGATGATTCCTTCATCACCAAGGGCCGTTTCGAAATCGTACTCAACGTAGGAATCTCCTATCACGACATCCCCAACTTCAACACCTTCCAGACCACCGGCGTTTCCCGTTAGAAAAACAGCATCTATGTTGAACCTGTCCAGAAAAGCCTGAGTAACGAGCGCGGCTTCGACCTTCCCGATGAAACCGTAACTCACGACCACCTCGTTTCTTCCTACAACTCCCCGCTGGTAGTATCTTTTCAAGAGACGTCCTTTTTCCAGGACTTCCATCTCTTTGAGCATGGGTTCCACTTCTATTTTGAACACACCGAGAACCAGGATCACGTTCCCACCTCCAGATGAGAAAAAGGGGCGCAGTGCCCCTTCACTCTCTCTGTCCAAGATACCTGTCTAGCTGGAAGATCACAGACATCTGACCATTTGCCTTTTCTAAAAGATCGAGGATTTCTCTCACTTGATCTTCTTCTTCCACCTGCTCGTCAACGAACCATTTGAGGAAACTCACGGTGGCGTGATCTTTCTCTTCCGAAGCGAGTTCCAGGATGTTGTAAATCGACTGGGTGACGAATTCTTCGTGTTTCAGAGCCGCTTCAAAGGCGTCTTTTATTCCATTCCAATTCGAAGGTGGCTTCTCTATGGCTTCGAGTTCGACCCTTCCTCCTCTTTCGTAGATGTATTCGTAGAACTTCATCGCGTGAGTGAGCTCTTCCTGCGCTTGCTTTTTCATCCAGTGGGCAAAACCCTTGAATCCTTCAGCGTCGAAGTAAGTTGCCATCGAAAGATAGAGATAGGAAGAGTAGATCTCCCTGTTCAACTGATCGTTGAGCGCTTTTCTCACTTTTTCTGAGATAACCATCATCTCACCTCCTACTGTACAATTCTACCACTTGCCACAGTTTTGCCACATTTTTCTGTTAATAATCAAAATGGGGGTGATACGATGAGGAATGGTTTCACGATCGTAGAGCTTTTGATAACTATAGCTGTTCTTCTCATCGGAATACTCTTGGTTCTGGGATTCACAGCGAGAACAATTGTTGCCACTGTTCAGTCGTTTACCACGATCGAGTTAGCGGACGATCTTTTGAAAGCAGCGATGGAAATAAGAAAGGAGATTTTGAAAGCAGGTCCCAGAGCGGATCAGATTTATCCGGAAAATCCTGAAAAAATTTCTTTCCTTGTGAACGTTCCTTTCGGTGGAGAAAAGTACTATTCCAGGAACTACACATACACCATTGCATTTGAAAAACCGGACATCAAATTGTACATCTTCCAGGAAGATTCGAACAGCACAGATACGAGGATACTCGTGACAGATATTTCAACCTGCACATTTTTGGCGGGTACCGGTACTGTCTCTTTTGTTATAGGAAAAGAAAAACACAACATCGAAAGAACCTATTTTATGAGCGTAGCACTTCCCAATCTGAAGTGAAGGGGTGATCTTTATGAGGAATGGTTCCATTCTTGTGACCACTGTGATAATTCTGGTCATCGTTTCCGTTCTGGGAATCTCTGTGTTCTTCGCGTTCAATCAATACCGTGAAAATGTGGAATTGACCGCTCAGAGACTGGAGGCTACTTACAGAGCTTCGAACATTTTGAACCTTGGTGTTGCCTGTCTAAAAAAACACTTCGGTTTTTTGGGGATGGAAATCAACTGGTCCACTGGAAGTGTGACATGGTTTGATGATTTCAGAAAAAGAGTTCTGCTTCAGTCAGATGGAGATGCCTGGGAGAATGTGTTCTCATTGCTGGACACAGAAAAATACTACAATCTTTCTTCAGACATCGATTTCTCTACTGAAGCATCAAAATTGGGATTTTCTAACTTTGAAGCAGTAGCCATTCCGTTCAAGAACAACCCGTTCTTTGCTCTGCTTGTTGTAAGAGCACAAGTCGGAAAGGCTGTGGTTTATAAATACGCTGTTCTTTCTTCAGACTTTCTGAACAAGTACGCGTATTTCACAGAAAAAGAAACAAGACCGGATGGAGATAAGATATACTTCATCACCCAAGATATTATCGATGGGCCTTTCAGATCCAACGATGTGATACACGTGAAAGGAGAGCCTCTTTTCAAAGGAAGCGTGGAGTTCAAGGATATCGATTTGGAAGCAGGAGAAGGTCCAAGATACGAAAATCCGCCTCCGAAGTATCTGACGGAAGAGGACATAAAGAAATACAACATAGAAAAGATAAAAGACTATTACTCACAACAGATCGAGAGAATAGTAAAGCCAGCGTCTGAAGTTGTTCTTTCGAGTGAACCAGTTGGGATAGAACTTCCGTCGATTAATGAATTCGTTGAAAGTTGGGAAGAAAAAGAGAATGACAAGACCATATATTACAAAAAACAACGAGAAATTGTTTACACGCTAGAGTTCAATACTCCGAAAGGAAGTAGTGGGAATGATTACTTGATAAAAGTATCATACAAGGAAGTTTACAGAATCTACAAGAGTGAAGACCAGGAAAAATGGAATTTTGTTAGAGAAGAGGTGTTAGGTGAGGGAGAACTTTTCCACATCAAATCCAAACCAAACAGCGATCAATATCATCTTGTTCTCCAGGGGAATGAAGCAAGAGAATTTCTTGGCCTTGACAGAAACGAGTACGATATATACTTCAACGGTGTTATCAAAACAGACAACGATGTTTATCTGAAAAATATGAGCGAAGGGAACATAAAACCCATGTTCGTTGATGGAAGGTACACCATCGTTGCAAACAACATATATATAGAAGACCACATCATCTACAACGATTACAGAGAAGTTCTGGAAGAGATCGCCGATAAGGAAAAAATAAGCGGGAACTCTGATCAGAAGATCGCACAGGCTGTGATCAGAAAGCTCGGTGTGGACGGAAACATCGAAGAAGATTACTCAGAGCTTTTGAAAAATCACGAATCAGACGATTTCCTCAATCTGGTAGCGTACAAAAATGTGGTGATAACTGACAAAAAGCCTAATATGAAGATTTTTGCAAGTATATACGCTTTCACCGGAAGTTTTTATGTAAAAGGTTACAACGAAAAGGATTTCCTCAAGAACAATGAGCGTGAGCTTACTATTTTTGGTTCTCTTGCACAGTACGTGAGAGGAGCCGTTGGAACTTTCTATTGGTCAAGAGATGGCAAACCTACCATCAAAACTGGTTACCGTAAAAACTACATCTACGACTGGAGAATCCTCAAGGGGTTTTCTGTGTTTGGTACCCCCACTGTGCCGAAGGAATCGAACATACTCAATGTGAGAGAGGTGTATTGACATGAGAAATGGGAGTCTTATAGTTGAAACATTGATAAGTTTGTTTCTCATTCTTCTCACCGTCGTTATATTCACAACGATCATTGTGGGAGTGGCAAAAAATGTGACATTCACCGAAGAATCCATTGAAACCTTTCTTTTTACCAATTTTGCGTACGATTTTCTTTCCAAGTACGAGGTTGGACATGAGATAGAACAAGGTGTGTACGAAGAGATAAACAGAGAATTCTGGAAAGACAAATGGAACGATCAAAATCCTCCTTTTCCTCATATTGATCCTTCAGTTTCAACCGTTGAGGATGTTGCTTTGCCCAGCAGCAGTGACGTGAAATACAAAAAGATCACGTTGAAGATAAAAATCAACGAAGGAGCTTCAATAGAGAGAATTGTTATAATAGGGGATTAAATTTTCCTGCCAACTGACCGATATATATGAATGGAAGATTAGATTCGGAGGGATCCACGATGAGGATCGATCCCACGGATGGGAAAGGAAACGAGGTGCTTCGTAGAGAAATAACGAGAAGGGAGCTACATGTGAAAGAGAACGAGTCGACACCTGTTGCTGAGATGAAAAAACAGCAGGAAGAGGACGTTCAGAGAGCTATAGAAGAATTCTCGAAGAAGCTGGAGAAACTAAGAAAGATCTTCAGAGGAGAGGCTGAATTCAAATACGACAGCGAATTGAACATGGTGATTGTGAAGATAAAAGACACCGAAACAGGAGAGATCATAAGACAGATCCCTCCAGAGGTGATGGTGAAGATCGCAAAGAGCATAAACGAGCTGCTTGGGATCCTCGTAGACGAAAGGGTGTGATCGTATGGACCTGAGTAAAATAGCGAGCACCATAAATATGAGATATTACTCACAGCTGGGTGGTTTCCAGGTGGGGGGAGCTGTCAGCGGACTCGACACCCAGTCCATCATAAACGCTATTCTCGAAGCAGAAAGCCAGCCGCTTCAGAATCTCACAGAAAAGTACGAAAAGTACGAGCTCATGCAAGAAGCCTACACAGAAGTGAAGACCAAACTCAGAGAGTTCAGAGATCTGGTCTACAGTTTCAAACTCCAGAGTACCGTTGTCCAGAAAACAGCCGTTTCTTCCAGCTCTCTTCTTTCAGCTGAGGCTTCCTCTGTGGCCGTCACGGGTGTATACCATGTGAAGATCGTTCAGACCGCAACTTACACCACGTTGGCTGGAGCGAGTGAAGTTGTTCCACCTCCCGATTCAACGAAGACGTTTGGGGAACTCGATTACATGTACACACCTCAGGAAGGAACTGTAAGACTGTACAACAACGAAACGGGAAACTACGTGGAAGTCCAGGTTCTCTCCACAGATACCATAGACGATATTGTCAATAAGTTGAACACCGCTCTTTCCTCTGCTGGAATAACGGGAAGCGTCAGCTACGATACCAGCACCGGCAAAATCAGCATCACTTCCGATAAGAATTTCTCGCTCGTTGACATCACAG is a genomic window containing:
- a CDS encoding phosphate acetyltransferase, translating into MFLEKLVEMARGKGKKLAVAAANDDHVIEAVYRAWKERVCEPVLFGPEEEITRIIEELVPEWKNPQIIDCPPEEAGKLAVEAVSKGECDFLMKGKIKTGDLMKIYLDERYGLRTGKTMAMVSVMEIPDFPRPLIISDPGMLISPTLEQKVDMIEHCVRVANVMGLETPKVAVVGAIEVVNPKMPITMEAAILSKMNQRGQIKGCIVDGPFALDNVVSEEAAKKKGIQSPVAGKADILILPDIEAANILYKALVFLAKAKSASTILGGKVPVVLTSRADSEETKFYSIALSAVFA
- the mtnN gene encoding 5'-methylthioadenosine/S-adenosylhomocysteine nucleosidase, encoding MILVLGVFKIEVEPMLKEMEVLEKGRLLKRYYQRGVVGRNEVVVSYGFIGKVEAALVTQAFLDRFNIDAVFLTGNAGGLEGVEVGDVVIGDSYVEYDFETALGDEGIIVSGSEDLEDKVIAYSNREIKTGLIASGDAFVTVKEKAEEIKRRTGALCVDMDSAAVAKVCHENEKKFLAIKTIVDICGRETEEEFRKNYERYGFLSNLILLDVLKKCVF
- a CDS encoding ferritin; the encoded protein is MVISEKVRKALNDQLNREIYSSYLYLSMATYFDAEGFKGFAHWMKKQAQEELTHAMKFYEYIYERGGRVELEAIEKPPSNWNGIKDAFEAALKHEEFVTQSIYNILELASEEKDHATVSFLKWFVDEQVEEEDQVREILDLLEKANGQMSVIFQLDRYLGQRE
- a CDS encoding prepilin-type N-terminal cleavage/methylation domain-containing protein, with the translated sequence MRNGFTIVELLITIAVLLIGILLVLGFTARTIVATVQSFTTIELADDLLKAAMEIRKEILKAGPRADQIYPENPEKISFLVNVPFGGEKYYSRNYTYTIAFEKPDIKLYIFQEDSNSTDTRILVTDISTCTFLAGTGTVSFVIGKEKHNIERTYFMSVALPNLK
- a CDS encoding flagellar protein FlaG; the protein is MRIDPTDGKGNEVLRREITRRELHVKENESTPVAEMKKQQEEDVQRAIEEFSKKLEKLRKIFRGEAEFKYDSELNMVIVKIKDTETGEIIRQIPPEVMVKIAKSINELLGILVDERV